A section of the Bacillus thermozeamaize genome encodes:
- a CDS encoding ornithine carbamoyltransferase: protein MSEAFVPSSAYRRFRGRDFLTLVDYTAEEIQMLLDLAVQLKRRQKEGKPTPILNGKTLGMIFEKSSTRTRVSFEVGMYQLGGQALFLSTQDLQLGRGETIADTARVLSRYLDGIMIRTFAHEKAVELARFATIPVINGLTDDYHPCQVMADLLTIQEKKGHLKGLKLAYVGDGNNMAHSLMQGGALMGMHVAVATPPGYEPRQDVLTYAKQLASDAGSEVTATHVPEEAVDGADVVYTDVWTSMGQEQETQQRLRDFRGYQVDEKLMKRAKPDALFMHCLPAHRGEEVTDEVADGPQSVIFDQAENRLHAQKAILVALMS, encoded by the coding sequence ATGAGTGAAGCGTTTGTGCCCTCCAGCGCGTATCGTCGCTTTCGGGGAAGAGATTTTCTGACCTTGGTCGATTATACGGCGGAAGAGATTCAGATGCTGCTGGATTTGGCCGTGCAACTGAAACGGCGCCAAAAAGAAGGCAAGCCGACCCCAATCCTGAACGGGAAAACGCTGGGGATGATCTTTGAAAAGTCATCGACGCGTACCCGCGTCTCCTTTGAGGTGGGGATGTACCAGCTGGGAGGACAGGCGCTCTTTTTGAGCACCCAGGATCTGCAATTGGGACGGGGGGAGACGATTGCTGACACGGCGCGCGTTCTTTCGCGTTATCTGGACGGGATCATGATTCGCACCTTTGCCCATGAAAAGGCGGTGGAACTGGCCCGCTTCGCCACCATTCCCGTGATTAACGGCCTGACTGACGACTACCATCCGTGCCAGGTCATGGCCGACCTGCTGACCATCCAGGAAAAGAAGGGGCATCTCAAGGGGCTAAAACTGGCCTACGTCGGCGACGGGAACAACATGGCCCATTCGCTGATGCAGGGAGGCGCGCTCATGGGCATGCACGTGGCTGTTGCCACCCCGCCTGGGTATGAGCCCCGTCAGGATGTGTTGACGTATGCGAAACAGCTGGCCAGCGATGCCGGCAGCGAAGTGACGGCCACCCATGTGCCGGAGGAAGCGGTGGACGGGGCCGATGTGGTATATACGGATGTCTGGACCAGCATGGGACAGGAGCAGGAAACACAGCAACGGCTCAGGGACTTCCGCGGGTATCAGGTGGACGAAAAACTGATGAAACGGGCCAAGCCGGACGCCCTGTTCATGCACTGCTTGCCGGCACATCGCGGCGAAGAGGTGACGGATGAAGTGGCCGACGGACCGCAGTCGGTGATCTTCGATCAGGCGGAAAACCGCCTGCATGCGCAAAAGGCGATTTTGGTCGCGCTGATGAGCTGA
- a CDS encoding acetylornithine aminotransferase: MSALFPTYSRFPLSFVRGEGVWLWDAGGRRYLDFTSGIAVCNLGHVHPKVKARVQEQLGKLWHTSNLFEQPLQEEVAAHLNRLSGMDAVFFCNSGAEANEGAIKLARRYAQVVQGREAGEVITFHQSFHGRTLATLTATGQDKVKHGFQPLPQGFKQVPYNDLAALEEAITPATCAVMLEVVQAEGGVHPADAEWLRGVRRLCDEHDLLLIVDEIQTGMGRLGSWFGFQAYGIEPDVITLAKGLGSGVPVGAVLGKAHTVPAFSPGSHGSTFGGTPLAMSAALATIQVMEEENIPARARRLGELLLRRLEEGLANCSRVSAIRGKGLLVGIQLTEPAEPFIRAAQEKGLLVLSAGPQVIRLLPPLVVEEEQIQEAVSVLAEVLQAD, encoded by the coding sequence ATGTCGGCGCTGTTTCCTACCTATTCCCGTTTTCCGCTTTCGTTTGTCCGTGGGGAAGGGGTCTGGCTCTGGGACGCAGGCGGGCGCCGTTATCTGGACTTTACATCCGGAATCGCCGTCTGCAACCTGGGCCATGTCCATCCCAAGGTGAAGGCCCGCGTGCAGGAGCAGCTGGGGAAGCTGTGGCACACCTCCAACCTTTTTGAGCAGCCGTTGCAGGAAGAGGTGGCTGCCCACCTAAACCGGCTCAGCGGGATGGATGCCGTATTTTTCTGCAACAGCGGGGCGGAGGCCAATGAAGGGGCGATCAAGCTGGCCCGCCGTTACGCCCAGGTGGTGCAGGGGCGGGAGGCGGGTGAAGTGATCACCTTCCACCAGTCTTTTCACGGCCGGACGCTGGCCACCCTGACAGCCACGGGACAGGATAAAGTGAAACACGGATTCCAGCCGTTGCCGCAAGGATTCAAGCAGGTACCCTACAATGATTTGGCGGCCCTGGAGGAGGCCATTACGCCTGCCACCTGTGCCGTGATGCTGGAGGTCGTCCAGGCCGAAGGCGGTGTCCATCCCGCCGACGCCGAGTGGTTGCGCGGGGTCCGCAGGCTGTGCGATGAACACGATCTGCTGCTCATCGTCGACGAAATCCAGACCGGCATGGGACGGCTCGGGAGCTGGTTTGGCTTTCAAGCGTACGGGATTGAGCCGGATGTGATCACGTTGGCCAAGGGCCTAGGCAGCGGCGTGCCGGTAGGCGCGGTGCTGGGCAAGGCCCATACGGTCCCGGCCTTTTCGCCGGGAAGCCATGGCAGCACCTTCGGCGGCACGCCGCTGGCCATGTCAGCCGCCCTGGCCACGATTCAGGTGATGGAAGAGGAGAATATCCCGGCGCGGGCGCGACGGCTGGGAGAGTTGCTCTTGCGACGGCTGGAAGAGGGGCTGGCCAACTGCAGCCGCGTCAGTGCCATCCGCGGCAAGGGGCTCCTGGTGGGCATCCAGCTGACAGAGCCTGCCGAACCATTCATCCGTGCGGCGCAGGAGAAAGGCTTGCTGGTGCTTTCGGCCGGACCCCAGGTGATCCGTCTGCTTCCGCCGCTGGTTGTGGAAGAGGAGCAGATTCAGGAAGCGGTCAGCGTGTTGGCGGAGGTTTTGCAGGCGGACTGA
- a CDS encoding argininosuccinate synthase: MTREKIVLAYSGGLDTSVAIKWLQEKYNYDVIALSVDVGEEKDLEFVKEKALKVGAIKSYVVDAKELFAKEFLLPALKANALYEGKYPLVSALSRPLIAQLLVQVAEQEGAVAVAHGCTGKGNDQVRFEVSVNALNPELKIVAPVREWKMSREEELEYAAKHGIPVPVGKENPFSIDQNMWGRSCEAGVLEDPWVEPPEEAYAMTASLAEAPDEPEEVTITFEKGTPVALNGEAMPLHQLIMTLNRIAGRHGVGRIDHIENRLVGIKSREVYETPAATVLITAHRELEYLTQPREVAHFKPLLEQKMANLIYEGLWFSPLMKAVQAFIEETQQSVSGTIRVKLFKGHAIVVGRRSELSLYNERLATYTADDAFDHDAAVGFITLWGLPTKVYSQVNGRTVELPPMKVDAAKGTLV; encoded by the coding sequence ATGACGAGGGAAAAGATTGTCCTGGCCTATTCGGGCGGGCTGGATACTTCGGTTGCCATCAAGTGGCTGCAGGAAAAGTATAACTACGATGTGATTGCCCTGTCGGTGGATGTCGGTGAGGAGAAGGATCTGGAGTTTGTCAAGGAAAAGGCGTTGAAAGTGGGCGCCATCAAGTCTTATGTGGTGGACGCCAAGGAACTGTTTGCCAAGGAGTTTCTCCTTCCCGCGCTCAAAGCCAATGCGCTGTACGAAGGGAAGTATCCCCTGGTTTCCGCCCTTTCCCGGCCCCTGATTGCGCAACTTCTCGTGCAGGTGGCCGAGCAGGAGGGGGCCGTGGCGGTCGCGCACGGGTGCACCGGCAAGGGGAATGATCAGGTGCGTTTCGAGGTGTCGGTCAATGCGCTCAATCCGGAGCTGAAGATCGTGGCGCCGGTGCGCGAATGGAAAATGAGCCGGGAGGAGGAACTGGAATACGCGGCCAAACACGGCATTCCGGTGCCGGTCGGCAAGGAAAATCCCTTCAGCATCGACCAGAATATGTGGGGCCGCAGTTGTGAAGCGGGCGTGCTTGAGGATCCGTGGGTGGAGCCGCCGGAAGAGGCGTACGCGATGACCGCTTCCCTGGCGGAAGCACCCGATGAGCCGGAAGAGGTGACGATTACTTTCGAAAAAGGGACGCCGGTGGCGCTCAACGGCGAGGCCATGCCCTTGCACCAGTTGATCATGACCTTGAACCGGATTGCGGGAAGGCATGGCGTAGGCCGGATTGACCATATTGAAAACCGGCTGGTCGGAATCAAGTCGCGGGAAGTGTACGAGACGCCGGCTGCCACCGTGCTGATCACCGCCCATCGGGAGTTGGAGTACTTGACCCAGCCGCGTGAGGTGGCCCATTTCAAGCCGCTCCTGGAACAGAAGATGGCCAACCTGATCTACGAGGGCCTCTGGTTTTCGCCGTTGATGAAGGCGGTCCAGGCGTTTATTGAGGAAACGCAGCAGTCGGTCAGCGGCACGATCCGCGTCAAGCTGTTCAAGGGTCATGCGATTGTGGTCGGACGTCGTTCCGAGTTGTCGCTGTACAATGAACGGCTGGCCACCTATACGGCGGATGATGCCTTTGACCACGATGCAGCGGTCGGGTTTATCACGCTCTGGGGATTGCCGACCAAAGTGTATTCGCAGGTCAACGGCCGGACGGTTGAGCTGCCGCCGATGAAGGTGGATGCGGCCAAGGGGACGCTGGTGTGA